Proteins encoded within one genomic window of Fusobacterium perfoetens:
- a CDS encoding cold-shock protein, with amino-acid sequence MNKGTVKWFNAEKGFGFITSEEGKDLFVHFSEIQKEGFKTLEEGEKVTFDVKEGQKGPQAANVVTVK; translated from the coding sequence ATGAACAAAGGTACAGTAAAATGGTTTAATGCTGAAAAAGGATTCGGATTCATCACTTCTGAAGAAGGAAAAGATTTATTCGTACACTTCTCTGAAATTCAAAAAGAAGGATTCAAAACTTTAGAAGAAGGAGAAAAAGTAACTTTTGATGTTAAAGAGGGACAAAAAGGACCTCAAGCAGCTAATGTTGTTACTGTTAAATAG